In a genomic window of Suricata suricatta isolate VVHF042 chromosome 12, meerkat_22Aug2017_6uvM2_HiC, whole genome shotgun sequence:
- the LOC115273146 gene encoding signal recognition particle 14 kDa protein-like — MVLLESEQFLTELPRLFQKCRLSGSMFITLKKCDGRMKRIPRKGSVEGFEPSDNKCLLRAADGKKQISTVVSSKEVNTFQMAYSNLLRANMDGLKKRDKKSKSKKSKAAQWRAPGFLLSPADRRTTIFPLGFTFGCRARFLVPF; from the coding sequence ATGGTGCTGCTGGAGAGCGAGCAGTTCCTGACGGAGCTGCCCAGACTCTTCCAGAAGTGCCGGTTGTCAGGCAGCATGTTCATCACCTTGAAGAAGTGTGATGGTCGAATGAAACGCATTCCAAGGAAAGGTTCTGTGGAGGGCTTTGAGCCCTCCGACAACAAGTGTCTGTTAAGGGCTGCTGATGGGAAAAAGCAGATCAGCACCGTGGTGAGCTCCAAAGAAGTGAACACGTTTCAGATGGCTTATTCAAACCTATTGAGAGCTAACATGGACGGGCTGAAGAAGAGGGACAAAAAGAGCAAGAGTAAGAAGAGCAAAGCAGCACAGTGGAGGGCACCAGGTTTCCTGCTTTCACCAGCTGACCGCCGAACTACGatttttcctttgggttttaCTTTTGGCTGCAGAGCCAGGTTCCTGGTTCCCTTCTGA